A stretch of Shinella zoogloeoides DNA encodes these proteins:
- a CDS encoding LpxI family protein — MAESRPEVRDRLAIIAGGGMLPRYVADAARARGENPYILSLRDESGEDWSGYDHETASIGNYSVIAETFRRHGVGRVVLSGWVRRRPEWRDIHAPLRTLRIIPSVVRTLLTGGDDAVLKMVIRLIEAEGMRVVGVHEIVPDLLGSKGPLGRIAPDAAAEADIAAAAAAALALGRLDVGQGAVAVGGRVVALEGAEGTDGMLERVAALRAAGRISQRRKGVLVKLCKPGQDLRADLPSIGLQTLQRAKAAGLSGIAVESGRSLVLERAALVQEADAQGLFVTGILPDRTEAAR; from the coding sequence ATGGCGGAGAGCCGGCCCGAGGTGCGTGACCGGCTGGCCATCATCGCCGGCGGCGGCATGCTGCCGCGCTATGTTGCCGATGCCGCCCGCGCGCGGGGCGAAAATCCCTATATCCTCTCGCTGCGCGACGAATCCGGCGAGGACTGGTCGGGATACGACCACGAAACAGCCTCCATCGGCAATTATTCCGTCATCGCCGAGACCTTCCGCAGGCATGGCGTCGGCCGCGTCGTGCTGTCCGGCTGGGTGCGCCGCCGGCCGGAATGGCGTGATATCCATGCGCCGTTGAGAACGCTCCGAATCATTCCCTCGGTCGTGCGGACGCTGCTGACGGGCGGCGACGACGCCGTGCTGAAAATGGTTATCCGGCTGATCGAGGCGGAGGGAATGCGGGTCGTCGGCGTTCATGAGATCGTGCCAGACCTGCTTGGCAGCAAGGGCCCGCTCGGCAGGATAGCGCCCGATGCTGCCGCCGAGGCCGATATAGCAGCGGCCGCTGCCGCGGCGCTCGCACTCGGCCGACTGGACGTGGGGCAGGGCGCCGTCGCCGTCGGCGGCCGCGTGGTGGCGCTGGAAGGCGCGGAAGGTACGGACGGCATGCTGGAGCGCGTGGCGGCGCTGAGAGCCGCCGGCCGTATTTCGCAGCGCCGCAAGGGCGTTCTGGTGAAACTCTGCAAGCCGGGGCAGGATCTGCGTGCGGACCTGCCGTCCATCGGGCTTCAAACCCTGCAGCGGGCGAAGGCTGCCGGGCTTTCCGGCATCGCGGTCGAGTCAGGCCGCTCGCTGGTTCTCGAGCGCGCGGCGCTGGTCCAGGAGGCGGACGCGCAAGGCCTTTTCGTGACGGGGATCCTGCCGGACAGAACGGAGGCGGCGCGATGA
- the lpxB gene encoding lipid-A-disaccharide synthase, whose amino-acid sequence MTQETLKIGVIAGEVSGDLLGGDLIAALRVAYPGNIELVGVGGEALERQGLKSLFDFSELSIMGLSQVLKRLPLLLRRIRQTAEAMIAARPDVLLIIDSPDFTHRVARRVRKALPDLPVVNYVCPSVWAWKEERAPRMRAYVDRVLALLPFEPAAMERLDGPQTTYVGHRLIGDPDIRRIRAARLVRPDRAPDDRLCLLLPGSRSTEISRLLPVFAQMAQDLAARNPGIRFLLPTVPRQEALVRRLTADWPVKPQVTTTAEGKWQAFAEADAAIAASGTIILELALARVPVVSTYRFDWLANTFLLKKVKVWSAAIPNIIADYIVVPEFLNEQVRPGTLVRCFERLAVDTAERRAMLEGYDLVHERMQTPRPPGEAGAAVILDLLATKKAGAKTHRPSSSSPSH is encoded by the coding sequence ATGACGCAAGAAACGCTCAAGATCGGTGTTATTGCCGGTGAGGTTTCCGGCGACCTGCTCGGGGGCGATCTGATCGCGGCGCTGCGGGTGGCTTATCCGGGGAATATCGAGCTTGTCGGCGTTGGCGGCGAGGCGCTGGAACGGCAGGGGCTGAAATCCCTGTTCGATTTCTCCGAGCTTTCCATCATGGGGCTTTCGCAGGTGCTGAAGCGCCTGCCTTTGCTGCTGCGCCGTATCCGCCAGACGGCGGAGGCGATGATCGCTGCGCGGCCGGATGTGCTTCTCATCATCGACAGCCCCGACTTCACCCATCGGGTGGCCAGGCGCGTGCGCAAGGCTCTGCCGGACCTGCCGGTGGTCAATTATGTCTGCCCCAGCGTCTGGGCCTGGAAAGAGGAGCGCGCGCCGCGTATGCGCGCCTATGTCGACCGGGTCCTTGCCCTCCTGCCGTTCGAGCCGGCGGCCATGGAGCGGCTCGACGGTCCGCAGACCACCTATGTCGGCCATCGCCTGATCGGCGATCCGGATATCCGGCGTATCCGCGCGGCGCGGCTCGTCCGCCCGGATCGGGCACCCGATGATCGTCTCTGCCTGCTGCTGCCCGGCTCGCGCAGCACGGAGATCAGCCGGCTGCTGCCGGTCTTCGCGCAAATGGCGCAGGATCTTGCCGCGCGCAATCCCGGCATTCGCTTCCTGCTGCCCACCGTGCCGCGGCAGGAAGCGCTGGTGCGGCGGCTGACCGCGGACTGGCCGGTCAAGCCGCAGGTCACCACAACGGCCGAGGGAAAATGGCAGGCCTTCGCCGAGGCCGACGCGGCGATTGCCGCCTCCGGCACGATCATCCTCGAGCTGGCGCTTGCCCGCGTGCCGGTGGTTTCCACCTACCGGTTCGACTGGCTGGCCAACACCTTCCTGCTGAAGAAGGTGAAGGTATGGTCGGCAGCCATCCCCAACATCATCGCGGACTATATCGTGGTGCCGGAATTCCTCAACGAGCAGGTGCGACCCGGGACGCTGGTCCGCTGCTTCGAGCGGCTTGCCGTCGATACGGCCGAACGCCGCGCCATGCTGGAGGGCTACGACCTCGTGCATGAACGCATGCAGACCCCGCGCCCCCCGGGCGAGGCCGGTGCGGCGGTGATCCTCGATCTGCTGGCAACAAAAAAGGCCGGGGCGAAAACGCACCGACCTTCCTCATCATCACCTTCTCACTAG